A genomic region of Sciurus carolinensis unplaced genomic scaffold, mSciCar1.2, whole genome shotgun sequence contains the following coding sequences:
- the LOC124975557 gene encoding vomeronasal type-1 receptor 4-like, which translates to MFPGDTIFGVFLISQLCIGVLGNSLLFMLYAYTFLVKPQLKKHIDPIIMHLLLVNALTIMFTLIPDIASSFGVRRFLNEAGCQAVLFLYRVTRGVSICTTSLLSTFQAIIVNPSNSKWVWIKYKLPTWTCPSFLFFWVLNMIVYFHVIESVTDIRNFTLVGTGYAHAYCRTRHFGTHNSFSFHAVLLVRDLLFVLLMVCTSLYMVHLLYRHHRRAQHIHSPHVSSQSSPEHKATHTILQLVGFFVFFYFSNNSLMFYSFHTHHKIP; encoded by the coding sequence atgtttccagGTGACACAATCTTTGGGGTTTTCCTCATCTCTCAGTTATGCATTGGTGTCCTGGGGAACTCCTTGCTCTTCATGTTGTATGCGTACACCTTCTTAGTTAAACCCCAACTGAAGAAGCACATAGATCCCATAATTATGCACCTCTTGTTGGTCAATGCTTTGACCATCATGTTCACGTTGATACCAGATATCGCATCATCTTTTGGAGTAAGGAGGTTTTTGAATGAGGCTGGTTGTCAGGCAGTGTTGTTCTTATACAGAGTGACCCGGGGTGTTTCCATCTGCACCACCTCTCTCCTGAGTACATTTCAAGCCATCATTGTCAATCCCAGTAACTCTAAGTGGGTGTGGATAAAATATAAGCTCCCTACGTGGACttgtccctccttccttttcttctgggTCCTCAACATGATTGTCTACTTCCATGTTATTGAATCTGTCACAGACATCAGAAATTTCACTTTGGTTGGTACTGGGTATGCTCATGCATACTGTCGAACCAGGCATTTTGGAACacataattcattttcattccaTGCTGTCTTACTGGTTCGTGATCTGTTGTTTGTGCTCCTCATGGTCTGTACCAGCTTGTACATGGTGCATCTCCTCTACAGACACCACAGGAGAGCCCAACATATCCACAGCCCCCACGTCTCCTCCCAGTCATCTCCTGAACACAAAGCCACGCACACCATCCTCCAGCTTGTAggtttctttgtgttcttttatttctcaaacaACAGTTTGATGTTTTATTCCTTTCACACCCACCATAAAATTCCAAG